The window AGGTTAACCCTGAAAAATATAAGCCTGAAAAATATAAGTAAGTAATAGTTTTACCGTACTCTTCTATCCATCGTGTTAACAGCGGTCCTTTTTTCTTTAAAGGTAAAGCTTGAATCTGTGGTTGATCTAAATATTCTGTTCCATCTGGTAAATTTTGCCAAAGTAAGAGGCGGTTAATATTCAGCAGATAGGAGGAGTAATTAGAAAGAGTGAAGGCCTTGCTTTCTTTAGCATTTCCTTCAAATTCTGTAGGAGAAAGAGAGACGGCTAAGGTAAAGAGCTTTTGAAAGATATAGGGAACTTTTTCTTCAATAGGAAGAGTAGGCTCAATTTCATAAATCTTATCTAAAATACCCGCTTGTTTTATAAAATCCCCATTTCCTTCAGGAAAATGAACTTGGAGGATTGCGTTGTAAAGAGAGGCCATAGAAATAGGCGTGATGGATAGAGGAGAAAGAGTTTGAATTTCTTTAGACGAGGTTGAAGAAGAGGTGGAAATAGAAGACTGAGGAGCGGTTGGGGCAAGAGAGGAAGAACTTTGATGAATTTGGTGCAATTTTTCGAGAGCAAATTGCCTAATCTTTTTATTCTCTCCTAATAATTTTTCCGTCCATTTATAGCTGGTCTTATCTTTCTCGGTCAGTTCTTCACTGTCCTGGTTCATCAACTCTTCCAATTGATTCTCTAGCATTTTCTTTAAGGTTGAATGCTCTTGGATAGAAGGTTCTTCTAAAAGATTGAATAAGAGCTCAGTGTAGCGCTCTTTATAAGAATCTGCAGAAGGAAGTTTTTTTTCTTTACCTTTATCAGAAAAAACGAGAGGAAGGGACTGTAAAGATGAAGAAGCTTCGGAAGAGCGTTTAAGGCAAAATTCAAGATAGGCTTGGGCTTTTTCATACGTAGGAGTTAATTGCAGAGCTTGTAGCAAAGCTTCTATGGCAGTGGCATGCTCTCCTTTTTCAGCAAGCTCTTTACCGCGTAAGAAATGGTTTACAGCTTCCTCACTAGGCTCATGCTTAATTTCTTCTAATGGATGGGATTCAGCTGTTTCAGCCAGGTGCCTGACCGTGTAGTTAGGTGCATGCCTTTCAATAAGCGTTCTATCTAGAGGGCAAAGTTTATTGCGTGCTAAGCATTGGATGAGGGTATCTTCGTTAAAGGTATGGCCACAGGGAAACAAAGTAACCGCCCGAGTCATCAGCTCTCCTGAGACGGGATCTTCTATATTTTCTGAGACTGTAGTACGAAAAGTTATTGGGATGCTAGAAGTAGAATCTGACGGCATCATATAAAAGCTCCTTAAGATTTTATGGTAAGCTATTACCTTATGAGGCCAGCTGTAGCCTGCTTTTTAAAGAACTAATCCTTACCTTTTGCCAGAAAACTACTCTTTTTCTTCTTTATTAAGCAATTTTTATTTTAAGAAAAAAAGGAAGGGGCGCTTATCTTTTATAGAAGCTTGAGCAGTTTGCCTTATTCCTTTTTCAATTTTTATCTTATCTTCTCATACGTTGGTGAGTTTAGACCGAGCCGATTATCATGGTTGTAAAAAGCTTAGGAGCCCTATGAAAGTTAATACTCTATTCCTCCTCTCCTTATAGTCCCAAAGCTTAAGCCACTTGAAAACCTATGATGTCATATTTGTAGCGATCGTCGGTCCAATCGCGTCCATCAAATTATGATGAACTACCAGGGGCTGCATTTATATCCTATAAAGCGAATTTTCTCAACCCTAAGCTCAATAAGTTGAGGAAGCCGCCGAATTTCCGCAGGAATAGCAGTTAACTGGTTGTTGCTTAAGTAAAGCCATTGTAGCTGAGACAGTTGACCAATTTCTGCAGGAAGGGAGGTAAGCTGGTTGTTGTTTAAGTCAAGCACTCGCATCTGAGACAATTGCCCAATTTTTGCAGGAAGAGCGGTTAGCTGGTTGAAACTTAAGTCAAGACTTTGCAGTTCAGGCAATTGTCCGATTTCCATAGGCAAACTGTTGAGCTGGTTATGGTTTAAGTTAAGCGTTTTCAGCTGAGAAAGCTGCCCGATTTTCGCAGGAATAGTGGTTAGCTGGTTGTTCCTTAACAAAAGGGTGTGCAGCTGAGAAAGCTGCCCGATTTCCGCAGGAATAACGATAAGTTGGTTGCCATTTAAACGAAGTTCTTGCAGCTGAGAAAGCTGCCCGATTTCTGCAGGAATAACGATAAGTTGGTTGCCACTTAAAAGAAGCTCTTGCAGCTGAGAAAGCTGCCCAATTTCGGCAGGAATAGTGGCTAGCTGGTTGTCTCTTAAGTAAAGCATCCGCAGCTGAGAGAGCTGCCCAATTTCCGCAGGAAGGTTGGTGAGCCGGTTGCCATCTAACCAAAGGCTTTTCAGCTTAGAAAGCTGCCCAATTTCGGCAGGGATAGCAGTTAACTGGTTGTTGTTTAAGCTAAGAACTTGCAGCTTAGTAAGCTGCCCCATTTCCGCAGGAATAACGGTAAGTTGGTTGCTGCTTAAGGTAAGCTCGTGCAGCTGAGAAAGCTGCCCAATTTCCGCAGGAATAGAGGTTAGCTGGTTGTTCCTTAAGTAAAGTATTTGCAGCTCAGACAGCTGCCCAATTTCCGCAGGGATAGTGGTTAGCTGGTTGCCGTTTAATTCAAGCCATCGCAGCTCAGACAGCTGCCCAATTTCGGCAGGAATAGTGGCTAGCTGGTTGCTGCTTAAGCCAAGCGTCTGCAGCTCAGACAGCTGCCAGAGTTCTGGCGGTAAAAAGGTCAAGTCTAACCCATCAAGCCACAGGAAAGTGATACCATTACCATACTCTTGTATCCACTGCATTAACAGCTCTCCTTTTTTCTTTAAAGGTAAAGCTTGAATCTGCGGTTGGTTTAAATACTCGGTTCCTCCTGGTAGCTTCTGCCAGATTAAAAGGCGGTTAATATTCAATAGATAGGAGGAGTAATTAGAAAGAGTAAAGACCCTGCTTTCTCTTGAGTTCTCTTCAAATTCTAAGGGAGAAAGAGAGACGGCTAAGGTAAAGAGCTTTTGAAAGATATAGGGCACTTTTTCTTCAACCGAAAGATTAAGATTAGGCTCAATTTCATAAATCTTATCCAAAATACGCGCTTGTTCTATAAAATCCCGATTCCCTTCAGGAAAATGAACTTGAATGATTGCATTGTAAAGCGAGGTCATAGAAATAGGTGTGATGGATAGAGGAGAAAGAGGTGGGATTTCTTTAGAGGAGGTTGAAGAAGCAGTAGAAATAGAAGATTGAGGAGCGGTTGGGGCAAGGGAGGAAGAACTTTGGTGGATTTGGCGCAATTTTTTGAGGACAAATTGTCTAATCTTTTTATTTTCTCCTAATAATTTTTCCGTCCATTTATAGCTTAGCTTATCTTTCTCGGTCAGTTCTTCGCTGTCCTGGCTCATCAACTCTTCCAATTGATTCTCTAGCATTTTCTTTAAGGTTGAATGCTTTTGAATGGAAGGTTCTTCTAAAAGATTGAATAAGAGCTCAGTATAGAGCTCTTTAGAAGAATCTGCAGAAGGAAGGCTTTTTTCTTTACCTTTATCAGAAAAAGCAAGAGGAAGGGACTGTAAAGATAAAGAAGCTTCTGAGGAGCGTTTAAGGCAAAATTCAAGATAGGCTTGGGCTTTTTCATACGTAGGAGTTAATTGCAAAGCTTGTAGTAAAGCTTCTATAGCAGTGGCATGCTCTCCTTTTTCAACAAGTTCTTTGCCGCGTAAGAAATATCCTACAGCTTCCTCACTAGGCTCACGTTTAATTTCTTCTAATGGATGAGACTCAGCCGTTTCGGCCAGGTGCCTGACCGTGTAGTTAGGTGCATGCCTTTCAATAAGCGTTCTATCTAGAGGACAAAGTTTATTGCGTGCTAAGCATTGGATGACGGTATCTTCGTTAAAGGTATGGCCACAAGGAAACAAAGTAACCGCCCGAGTCATCAGCTCTCCTGAGACGGGATCTTCTATATTCTCTGAAACTGTAGTACGAAAAGTTATTGGGGTGCTAGAGATAGAATCTGACGGCATCATATAAAAGCTCCTTAAGATTGTATGGTAAGCTATTACCTTATGGGGCAGATGTAGCCTGCTTTTTTAAGGAACTAGTCCCTACCTTTTTGCCAGAAAATTAATCTTTTTCTTCTTTATTAAGCAATTTTTATTTTAAGAAAAAAAGAGAGACACTTATCTTTTATAGAAGCTTGAGCAGTTTGTCTTATTCCTTTTTCAATTTTTATCTTATCTTCTCCTACCTTGTGGATCTTTAGACCGAGCCGATTATCATGGTTGTAAAAAGCTTAGGAGGCCTTATCTCTGATAAGGAAGGCTTAAGGCAACTCCTCGAGCATAATTGCTGGGAATCAGTAGAAAAAGCATGGGTAAGTCAAGGCTATCCAAAAGAGAAGGTCAAAAGCGATGCGCTAAAATAGGGCAAGGAAGCCGATGTGGTGAAAAGCTGCCGGGCAGAAGATAGATGTAAAACTTGTATAAAAAATTAGGTAAGCGTGTTAAAAGTTTTAATTTTGCCACTTCCTTATAAGCTCATTAATAAAATAGTCTGGATTTTTGTCAGGTTCTGCTTGAGCTATTTTTAATGCTTCCTCATCTGATAGTAGGCGATCATTTTGAAGAAAGGCTTCTAGTTGAATGTTTGCTAGTAAAGGATCAAATTGTTTATGGAAATGATCTAGTTGGCTGTATCTAAAACCGCAAAATGGTATACCCATAGCTTCCACCATACTTTCTACAGACTTCATATGGCGGGGACTATCGTCGATAAATATAACTTTACTAGGGCGAAGAGAATGATGGTTTAAAAAGTTTTTTAAGAAGGGGCCTTTATCTTGATAATCGGTAAAAATAATGCCTTGAGAAAAGCATTTGTAGGAGTTAGAATCAATCAATTTTGGCAGTCGATTAAGAGAAAAATCAATGCCCACACTTTTTAGATGTTTATAGGCACAAAGGTCAGCCTCTTGCATGTAATCAGGATTTAAACAACGAGCTGTTAAAGCAAAAGTAAGAATTCCCTGTTGCTGAAGTTTTTTGATAATTTCAGCAGCAGAAGGATCTATCAGCCTCATCGGAACTTGAAGCATAATCTTTTGAATGATTTTATTAACTTCTAAACGAGCTTCCTCCTTAGACAAATTAGCAGTAGACATTTTAGATACAAAATAACTCCACCATGGGGTATTGCCCAATATACTCGTCGTATTAATCAGAGTATCATCAATGTCAAAAAAAATTATAGAATGTGGATCTACCTCTTGCAGGATATCAGCAAAACGATGCGTTTCTACAACTTTTGCTGAAAGTGGCATCGAGAATAGGAAGGCAACAACTAACAAGAAAAAATTCCCTATCAAAGCTAGCCAAACGCGCCCTTGATGGCGTAAGATGAAATAACCTTTCATTATTTGCCTTAGTTTGCTGGCCATTTTTCTCCTAACTTTCCCACCCTTCTTTACCTATTAAAGGAACAAAACGGACAGGTTCAAAGGTCTCTTGAGCGTATGTTTCCTCAGAGGTTTTACGCAGGCGCAGTAAAAGTTGGCTAAAACTATCGCCCACAGGAATAATCAGGCGACCGCCAATCTTTAGTTGTTTGATAAGAGTTTGAGGAATAGCAGGAGCACCTGCTGCCACAATGATAGCATCATAAGGGGCATGTTCAGGCCAGCCTAAGGAGCCATCTGCCACCTTGCAATGGATAGAAAGATAGGCTAGCTGCTTAAAGCATTCTTGAGCCGCATGCGCTAAGTTAGGCAAAAATTCAACAGTGTAGACTTCTTGCGCTGTATAAGCAGCTACAGCTGCTGCATACCCTGAGCCAGTGCCAATATCTAATACAATTGAATCAGGTGTAATTTCAGCTAGTTGATTCATTAAAGCCACTATGAAAGGCTGGCTAATAGTTTGCCCCTCCCCTATAGGTAAAGGCCTATCTTCATAGGCATCTTCTTGCATAGAAGCAGGAACAAATAAGTGACGAGGGACATGCCGCATAGCTTCCAAGGTAGCTGGATCAGTAATTCCTCGGGCAAGAAGCTGTGTCCTTACCATCTCTTGCCTTTTGTGAGAATAATCATCATCAAGTGGCATAACTATCTTCCTTAAGAGCTTTTTTCCTCAACTTTTCGCTCTTCTTTATCAGCTTTTTTAGCTTCTTCCTCTGTGGCTGCTACTACATCAGTAATAGCTGCTTTAAGCATCTCGATCTTTGAGCCATCATACATTTTGAGTATAACAGTATTGTCTTCTATACGCACGATCGTTCCGACAATTCCCATAGCGGTTACTCGATCACCTTTTTTTAAGGCATTACGCTGCTCTTCTATGGCTTTACGACGTTTTTGTTCAGGCCTCCATAAGATCAAATAGAAGAAAATCAGAGCGATCGCAATCATTACAAAAGTTTGAGTCATTCCTTGATCGCGAGGAACAATTTCAAGATTAGTGTTTTCTTGCGCAAAAGCTATCGTATTATTCAACATAGTAAAGCCAAGTGTAGAAAAGCAAGTCATTTTCATAATCATATTTCATCCTTTTAATGCGGATACAACGCACAAACTTTTTGATAAAAATCGGCTAGAGTATCATTTTTTATTGCTTCCCTTAATTTTTGCATAAAATCTAGATAAAAGGCTAGATTTTGTAACGTAACTAATGTTAGGCCGGTCATTTCATCCACATTGAGGAGATGACGTAAGTAAGCTTTAGAGAACTGAGAAGTATAGGAGGGGGTAGAAGGATCGAGAGGCGAGAAATCTTCAGCATAACGAGCAGCTTTTATCTGCACTTTTCCGGCCCAAGTAAAAGCCGTGCCATTGCGTGCATTTCGCGTAGGCATCACACAATCGAACATATCGACTCCCCGCATTACACTCTCCACTAGATTACGCGGCGTTCCTACTCCCATCAAATAGCGTGGTTTTTCTACCGGCATGAAGGGCACGGTGTGATCGAGTACCTCATACATAATCGAAGCAGGCTCGCCGACAGAAAGGCCGCCGATAGCATATCCTTGAAAATCTAGATTAGCTAAAAACTGAGCAGACTGCTGACGCAAATCAGCATGCACTCCGCCTTGTACGATTCCGAAAAGATTTTGATGAGGTTGCAAGTCATAATTTCTACAACGCTCCGCCCAACGATGGGTTCTTTCTAAGCTTTTTTCCACAGTTTTTTTTTCACAAGGATAAGGTGTACATTCATCAAACGCCATCACAATGTCAGAGCCTATAGTTTTTTGAATGAACATGCTCTCATCGGGTCCCAAAAAGTGACGCGAGCCATCAATATGCGATTGAAAATGGACTCCTTTATCGGTGACTTTGTTAAGAGCAGACAAAGAAAAAACTTGAAATCCTCCTGAATCAGTAAGTAGAGGGCCTTGCCAATTCATAAAAGCATGCAAGCCACCAGCTTTAGCCAAGATCTCTACCCCTGGACGAAGCATCAGATGATAAGTATTACCCAAGATAATTTGAGCTTTCATATCTAACAGATGCTGATTAGTCAAGGTTTTAACAGCTGCCCGAGTACCTACAGGCATAAAAACAGGCGTTTCTATCGCCCCATGGGCAGTCTCTATGCGCCCTACTCTTGCACGGGAGCAAGTATCGGCCTTACAAATCGTAAATTTCAAGAAGAGCCTATATGTTTGATGGAGTTTTTTCTAGGAGAATCAAACTGTCGACATGGATAGTTTGAGGAAATTGGTCATAAGGTTGAATATATTTTACTGTATAACCATTCTGCGATAGCTCAGCAATATTAGCTACATGGGCCTGAGGATTGCCAGAAATATAGAGGATTTTGGGAGCATTGAGACGAAGTAAATGTTTCATCGTGAGAGGATCAAGACCTGCGCGTGGAGGATTTAATAAGACTAAATCAGGTAAAGGAAATAAATTTTCATCTTGAATTTGGCCCAAAGCATAGCGCACCGCTCCTGAAATAATAGTGACATTCTGCCTATTATTCAAAGCAGCATTTTGACGCGCATCAAAAGCTGTTTCCGGAGAGATCTCTATACCTATTACCTGTTTAACGTTTTTTGAAGCGCAAATACCTAACACTCCTGAGCCGCAAAAAAGATCATAGATGATATCTTCTTTGTTTACCTTTGCTAACTGCAGGGCTAAAGAATAAACCTTTTCTATTTGCCTTATATTAGGCTGGAAAAAAGAAGAAGGGCTAATTCTAAACTTATAGGTTACTGCAGGCTTTTCAACATCTGCCTGAATGTCCAGTTCTTCTTCAATATATTGAGGTCCATAAAGTAACATTTCATAAAAGTTAGTGGCCATACCAGGACTTATCTGTTGAATCCTAACAAATATACTTAACTTAGCATCTGACTGTTGAGGTTCAATAGCAGTATGTAAAGCATGAACAAAGCTTTCAAGATGGCAATTTTGCAAAGCATAATCAGGGTTACCAGAGACCGTCAACATTACCATGCGATCTCCTGTCTTCATTCCTTCACGTAGCGTCAAGGACCTTAATGAGCCGGTATTCTTAATAGGGTAATAGGCTTCTAAATTTGATTCTTCCCACCAAGACTTTACCGCATGGACAGCTTGAGTAAACCAGGAGTTGGGAAGATGGCATTCCACAAGATTAAAAACTTTTCCTTTTGTAGAGTCAAGAATCAAGCCTAAGTACTTAGTTTTATTTAAATCTCTTGAAAAGGTAAAATCCATTTTGTTTCTGTAATTCCATTCGGATTCTGAGGGCATAATAGGAACCAGATGGGTCTCTGGCGTGATTACACTGCGGAAAATATCTTTAGCTAAAGATTCTTTGTAACGCAGTTGAGTATCGTAAGACATTTGTTGCCACTGACACCCACCACAGGAGCCAAAATGTATACATTTAGGAATGATTCGGTCTTTGGAAGGCTCAATAATTCTTTGTATTCCTCCTACCCAGTGCGCTTTATTTCTGCTATGTAGCACAGAATGGACTGCATCTCCAGGGATTGCAAACGCTATCTCAGCTTCTTTAATTTCCTCTTCTGAACGTTCGATGCGACCTAAGCCATGTCCTCTCTTGGAAAATTCATTTATTTTAACATTCGCAAAACGAGTTTGTTTAGAATAAGGCATATCGCTAGATTATTAAATTTTGGTCAAATAATAAGGTTAAATAAGCAGCTATATAAAAGCAAGGTGATTTAGGAACAGTTAGAAGCTTTGTACAACAAGGTAAACAACTTAAAAAATATAAGCGCCTCTATTAGGTGGATTTTTTTATTCACCTGGTCAGATAAATTTTTCGAATTCGATAAGGAAAGTGAGGTAAAGGGGAGGTAATAAACCCCCCTAAAAAACTATCAATTATCTCCAGCCCACTTGCTTCGTAGGAAGTTTTGCGGTAGGTCTTTTTAAGGAAAAAGGACGTGCCTTAGCTTTATGTGTTTTAGCTTTTGGCTTAGCTGCAGGTTTTGCAGCTGGCTTTGTAGCGATTGGTTTTGCAGCTGGCTTGGAAGCTTTTTTAGGAGCAGTTACTTTTTTAGCTGTTTTTTTTGTACCTTTCGTCGTTTTTTCAGATTTGATAGATTCTTTACGATAAAGCTTAGAAACTTTTTCAAGCTTAACGGTTCCTGTACGAACACGTTGAGAAGCTGCTTTGTTGCCTTTCTCAGCTTTTTCTAAATCATTAGTAATGTTCTGAAGCAGGTCTCTTAAATTTTTGACCGTATCTTTTAATGCCATGGTGATTTGCCTCCTGATTTTTTGAGTTTCATGACGAAGTAATAAATATTAACTTTGGATATATTGTGCAACATTTTTCTTCGTTTAGCGAAAAATAATCTTACTTTTGCGTTTGATGGCAAGCCTATTACAAAACGAGCGCCCAAGCAAAAAAGGCAGCTGTAGGAGTATCTTAAGCTTTGTTTTCATTTTAATCCTAGCATAATTTAAGAAAAACTTAGGCTAAAAACAATCTTACGAGAATTTAGGAAAAAGATGTCACCAATGCTTTGAAAACTCTATCCAGCTGCATTCCCTCAAAATTTTTAGCTTCAAATATCTAAGAATAAGGGACTACAAGCGTGAAATCAAAGGGGTGCAAAAGCCTCAAATACCCCGCCTCCCTTTTCTTGCTTGGTAGGCTTTCTAAGAATAAAACAAAATGCAATTATGCTAAGCATCTTTCTAAGAGGAACTTAAAAAAAATTACCTCTCTCCCTTTTTATCAAATCGATTAAATATTGATTACTTTTCATTTTCCGTTAAATTTTTATGGATGCTTTGATAATTTCTAATAAGTTTGTTCAATGAAAAATGCTTGCCATCTTTTCTTTGCAGGGGTCTAGTAGCAAGTTCCTCTCCTAAAAACCATTATTAATGCATAATGATTGCTACTCTCTTTCTCTTTATCAAAAACAGGTAAAATCAGGCTTACCCCCAAGGGGGCTTCCTTAAAAGCTATCTAAGCACTCAGTTTTTTTCTTATCCTAAAAATTTATATTGTAGACTCTTCTAAGCCGTGGGATGATTAGATGGATGGCACCTTAGATAAAAGGATGCAAGCCTTAATTGATACAGCCTAATCTTGCTGAAATATTAGATTGATAACCTTTAGCAACGGATGCTTCTTTCAGCACAGAAAGGAGGAAAACAGAAGATTGAGTATGGGTTTAGAAGAAAAAGGAATAATCATGCATCCATCACATAAATGAAAAGGGCTTGCTTGTAGCTTTTAAGAATGCAACAGATAACTTCAAGCCAAGCATCGAATGGCTCAAGTTTTAAACCAAACAAGCTTAAAATTGGCTAAAACAGGAAAAAAGTTAATTAAAGTTTTTTATATTTGATACAAATAGGAGAGGATGAGGCTGAATATTTAAGGAATTAATTATTAATACAAAAGCCCTTTCGTAAGCTTATGGATGAAAGAATGCCGGGAAAACCGCTGAGAGAGTTATTTTTAATCTAAAGAAGTGGGATGGCAAGTAGGGCGAGCGAGGGCTTGGCTGCAAAGAAAACTTTAGATGAATTATGAGTAGAATAAAATAGAGCTTAGGTTGGCTTGCTTTTAGCTTGATAGAAATTTGGATGGATCAATTGGTGAGATAACTCCTCTTAAGTGCTGTTTTTAAACTAAGGAAGGTAAAAAATTATAAATACTTCTTATATTCCTCTATTTTCAAGCTTGAAGATTAAGAGTTTGTTTCTCATATTTTCTTGCCTATTGCGCTTCTTCCCTGTATAAGCAGGTCATTAAAAAACAATTAAAAACATGTACATATCTTAAAGTAGTCCCCTATCATGAATCTTAGTTCTTCTATCACCCTTGGACACCTACCTAATGAAATACTAACCCTCATTTTAGAGCACAACACCTCGCCTGCCTTCTTTAGCGTTTGTACAAGATGGCGACATCTATTGAACATGGAAGTAATGCCCTCTCTTTATAAACAAATAGGTAAAATACACTTTCCTCAAGTAGGTATTAACAAGCAGGCTCTTACTTTAGACAAAATTTATAAGCTAGAAGATAGGCTTTCTGAAGTGGAAAAAGTCAAGGCAATCTTTAAGCAAACCTTTGCTTTGGCTAGCTCACTTTCTCCTATGGAGTTAGAATTTAAATGGAAAACTGAGGAGAAAAGATATTTTACCCTGGCTAACTATGCCTCTTATCTTATAAATATTAATCGCTTGTTAGTGTGGAAAAAACTACCTGGTGGAGGAGAATACTTAAAGCAAGAAAACATCAAGTATTTGCCTTTACATAAAAAAGGAGAGCTTCTTAGAGATTGGATTGCAGAAAATTGTAAAAACATCACGGCTTTAGATTTATCTAACGCAGGCCTGACTTATTTACCCCCAGAAATATGCCAGTTATCTCAGCTGCAAGAGCTTAGGTTAAGATTCAACCAGCTCACCTCTCTGCCTACAGAAATCTGCCAGTTGTCTCAGCTGCAATGGCTTGGCTTAAGCCAAAACCAACTTACCAGTCTTCCTGCAGGAATAGGTCAGTTATCTCAGCTGCAAGAGCTTAGCTTAAGAGAAAACCAGCTCACCTCTCTGCCTACAGAAATCTGTCAGTTGTCTCAGCTGCAATATCTTAACTTAAACCAAAACCAGCTTACCAGTCTTCCTGCAGGAATAAGCCAGTTATCTCAGCTGCAAGAGCTTTACTTAGGCCAAAACCAGCTCACCAGCCTTCCTGGAGAACTCTGGCAGTTGTCTCAGCTGCAACGGCTTGATTTAAGCCGAAGCCAGCTCAATAGCCTTCCTGCAGAAATTGGGCAATTGTCTCAGCTACAAGCTCTTGACTTAAGTCAAAACCAGCTCACCAGCCTACCTATAGAAATCGGACGGTTGCCTAATCTGCTGCAGCTTAACTTAAGCCAAAACCAGCTCACCAGCCTACCTGTAGAAATCGGACGGCTGTCTAATCTGCTGCAGCTTAACTTAAGCCAGAACCAGCTCATCGCTCTGCCCGCAGAAATCAGGCAGTTGTCTCAGCTACAACAGCTTGACTTAAATCAAAACCAGTTCATCGCTCTGCCCGCAGGAACAGGTCAGTTGTCTCAGCTGCAATCGCTTGAATTAAATCAAAACCAGCTCACCGCTCTGCCTGCAGAAATTGGGCAATTGTCTCAGCTGCAAGTGCTTCACTTAAGTCAAAGCCAGCTCGCCGCCTTACCTATGGAAATCGGGCAATTGTCTCAGCTGCAATATCTTATGTTATATCAAAACCAGTTCACCAGCCTTCCTGCAGAAATCGGACGGCTGTCTCAGCTGCAAGCGCTTAATTTAAGTCAAAACCAGCTCACCAGCCTTCCTGCAGAAATCGGACAATTGTCTCAGCTGCGATGGCTTGATTTAAATCAAAACCAGCTTACCTCTCTACCTCCAGAAATTGGGCAATTGTCTAAGCTGCGAGTGCTTGCTTTAAGAGAAAACCAGCTCACCAGCTTACCTGCAGAAATCGGGCAATTGCCTCAGCTTACCGAGCTTGAATTAGCGGAAAATCCTTTAAAAGATATCGACGAAAAAATAAGGCAGCGTTTTCAATTGTAGAATGGCCTTAACTACTTTTTAAATTGGGGTGAGCTAAAATGAAATAAAAAACTTTTAGCCATCCTATCTTTAAACAAGTAATCCGCTTTCCTTCCGGCAACTAAGCAAGCTTAAACTAACCTACACATTTATAACGACAAGGAGCTTCTCTCTTTTTCTGCAGACTGCTAGGCTGGGAGGACAACTTTTTTTGACAGGAAGAAGCTAGGCGTAGTGTATTTTATCAGTTGGTAGAAGAATTAAAACAAGGCGCCAAAAAGAGCTGTTTTTCTCAAATAAAGCAAAAAATCCATCTCATTCTTTTAGCCAAGCCAAAATTGCCGCGTCACTTAATCGCCAAGACCTGTGGTTGCTCCTGAATGCTTAGAAGGCCTCCCCCCTTTCCGTGAATCTATCTGAAAAAGAAGCGCTGGTAGATTATCGGTGATTTATTTTCATTGAAAGGATACGAATTCGTTTGACTTGCTTTTTTAATTTTTTTATTTTGTTTTAAAAATGAAAATGCTGAGAAAGTTATTATTACCCAAGGAAATAAAATGCATCCTATCTCTTCGACATCTATAGAATGCTTGCCCAATGAATTGTTGCTCCCTATCTTAGAGGCTTGCGTAGTTCCTTCCTTATTTAGCGTCTGTAAAAGATGGCATCATC is drawn from Neochlamydia sp. AcF84 and contains these coding sequences:
- a CDS encoding leucine-rich repeat domain-containing protein, which codes for MMPSDSTSSIPITFRTTVSENIEDPVSGELMTRAVTLFPCGHTFNEDTLIQCLARNKLCPLDRTLIERHAPNYTVRHLAETAESHPLEEIKHEPSEEAVNHFLRGKELAEKGEHATAIEALLQALQLTPTYEKAQAYLEFCLKRSSEASSSLQSLPLVFSDKGKEKKLPSADSYKERYTELLFNLLEEPSIQEHSTLKKMLENQLEELMNQDSEELTEKDKTSYKWTEKLLGENKKIRQFALEKLHQIHQSSSSLAPTAPQSSISTSSSTSSKEIQTLSPLSITPISMASLYNAILQVHFPEGNGDFIKQAGILDKIYEIEPTLPIEEKVPYIFQKLFTLAVSLSPTEFEGNAKESKAFTLSNYSSYLLNINRLLLWQNLPDGTEYLDQPQIQALPLKKKGPLLTRWIEEYGKTITYLYFSGLYFSGLTFLPPEIGQLTKLDTLCLSSNQLTALPAEIGQLSQLTTLDLSCNQLTALPVEIGQLTKLDTLCLGGNQLTALPAETGQLAKLEMLNLCHNHLTSLPPEIGQLSELQTLILSYNQLTALPAEIGQLSQLKWLDLSCNRLTALPAKIGQLSQLVMLDLSNNQLAYLHVEIGQLSQLEILDLRGNQLTAIPAEIRRLPQLIELRVEENRFLGNKCYLC
- a CDS encoding leucine-rich repeat domain-containing protein, which translates into the protein MMPSDSISSTPITFRTTVSENIEDPVSGELMTRAVTLFPCGHTFNEDTVIQCLARNKLCPLDRTLIERHAPNYTVRHLAETAESHPLEEIKREPSEEAVGYFLRGKELVEKGEHATAIEALLQALQLTPTYEKAQAYLEFCLKRSSEASLSLQSLPLAFSDKGKEKSLPSADSSKELYTELLFNLLEEPSIQKHSTLKKMLENQLEELMSQDSEELTEKDKLSYKWTEKLLGENKKIRQFVLKKLRQIHQSSSSLAPTAPQSSISTASSTSSKEIPPLSPLSITPISMTSLYNAIIQVHFPEGNRDFIEQARILDKIYEIEPNLNLSVEEKVPYIFQKLFTLAVSLSPLEFEENSRESRVFTLSNYSSYLLNINRLLIWQKLPGGTEYLNQPQIQALPLKKKGELLMQWIQEYGNGITFLWLDGLDLTFLPPELWQLSELQTLGLSSNQLATIPAEIGQLSELRWLELNGNQLTTIPAEIGQLSELQILYLRNNQLTSIPAEIGQLSQLHELTLSSNQLTVIPAEMGQLTKLQVLSLNNNQLTAIPAEIGQLSKLKSLWLDGNRLTNLPAEIGQLSQLRMLYLRDNQLATIPAEIGQLSQLQELLLSGNQLIVIPAEIGQLSQLQELRLNGNQLIVIPAEIGQLSQLHTLLLRNNQLTTIPAKIGQLSQLKTLNLNHNQLNSLPMEIGQLPELQSLDLSFNQLTALPAKIGQLSQMRVLDLNNNQLTSLPAEIGQLSQLQWLYLSNNQLTAIPAEIRRLPQLIELRVEKIRFIGYKCSPW
- a CDS encoding protein-L-isoaspartate(D-aspartate) O-methyltransferase, coding for MPLDDDYSHKRQEMVRTQLLARGITDPATLEAMRHVPRHLFVPASMQEDAYEDRPLPIGEGQTISQPFIVALMNQLAEITPDSIVLDIGTGSGYAAAVAAYTAQEVYTVEFLPNLAHAAQECFKQLAYLSIHCKVADGSLGWPEHAPYDAIIVAAGAPAIPQTLIKQLKIGGRLIIPVGDSFSQLLLRLRKTSEETYAQETFEPVRFVPLIGKEGWES
- a CDS encoding DUF2608 domain-containing protein, whose amino-acid sequence is MASKLRQIMKGYFILRHQGRVWLALIGNFFLLVVAFLFSMPLSAKVVETHRFADILQEVDPHSIIFFDIDDTLINTTSILGNTPWWSYFVSKMSTANLSKEEARLEVNKIIQKIMLQVPMRLIDPSAAEIIKKLQQQGILTFALTARCLNPDYMQEADLCAYKHLKSVGIDFSLNRLPKLIDSNSYKCFSQGIIFTDYQDKGPFLKNFLNHHSLRPSKVIFIDDSPRHMKSVESMVEAMGIPFCGFRYSQLDHFHKQFDPLLANIQLEAFLQNDRLLSDEEALKIAQAEPDKNPDYFINELIRKWQN
- the yajC gene encoding preprotein translocase subunit YajC; translation: MIMKMTCFSTLGFTMLNNTIAFAQENTNLEIVPRDQGMTQTFVMIAIALIFFYLILWRPEQKRRKAIEEQRNALKKGDRVTAMGIVGTIVRIEDNTVILKMYDGSKIEMLKAAITDVVAATEEEAKKADKEERKVEEKSS